The genomic stretch GACCGCCTATGATCTTTTTCCTGATATCCCTGATCCTGGCCAGCACCTTTTTTTCCTCTTCAGAAGGGGCATCCTCAGCCAATGTCAGTATGATATGTCTCGCGCGCAGGGTTACCGGCTTGCGAAATTTTTCAGGATATTCATTGTAATATTCGAGCGCCTCTTCATCCGTAACTTCGGCCTGTGAGCGGATCTCCATCGAAACAACCTTCCCTGCGAGGATCTGATCGCTCACCATTTTTCGGTAACCTTCAAGCGTCAGCCCTTCGCGGGCCAGCACCATCTCGAAATCCTTCATGGAAGCTCCCATTCTTCTTCTTGCATCGTCTATCCTCGATTGTATTTCGCGGTCGGGAACTTTTATCTCCTTCTCCTTGCCATACTGGATGATCAGTTTTTCATCTATCATCATGTCGAGAATTTGATTTGTTGCCCTGGTCTCGTCAGGATCAAGCGGCTGACCAGCGGTCTTGAACTGGAAAAGCCTCTCGCTGACTTCGCTTTGCAGTATGATCTCGCCGTTCACCTCGGCCACAATACGATCCACAACCTCTGCCCAGGCAAAGGCGGAAAAAAAACAGGATAGTATTATTACGGCTTGAGCACGTACAAACGGTCGGAAAATATCACGATCTCCGACTGATCCTTTGCATCCTTCATCCATTTGCTAAATAAATCCTCCAGCCGCTGATAAAACATTCTTTCATATATAATACCTCTCGCTTCCTCGAATTTCATGGCGGTCGGCTTATACTTTTTAACTACCTTGAATATATGATACCCGTAGGGAGATTCAATAACCCTGCTTATTTCGTTAAGTTGCAGATCGAAAAGAATGGAATCAAATTCAGCCGGCATCTGTCCCCTGGAAAAGACTCCGAGGTCCCCTCCCTTCTTGCCGTCTGGACTTACAGAGTATTTTATAGCTATCTCCTCGAAATCGCCTCCGAAAACTATTTCGTTTCGTATCTCGTCCGCCTCGGAGAGCGAAGGCAAAACAATGTGAAAGGCATGCACCCTTTCGCCTACGGAAAACTCCTCCTTGTGCTCGTTGTAGTAGCTTTTCAATTCCTTATCCTGAATCTCGACCAGAGGAGCGATCTTTTTTTGTATCAATCCTTCAATTACCAGGTTTCTCCTGACCTGATCCTTCCAGATGCCGAGATCAGATTTGTTTTTTTCAAGGATCAACTGGAGCCTGGCCGGCGAAAATCCGCCGAGAATATCCTCCACAAGGGAGTCGCTGTCGCTTTTGCTGACAGACACGCCTGCTTTTCTTGCCTCCTGGAGCAGAATTTCCGAGTCAATGATCTTGTCGATCACTCCGTCGCGCAATCTTTTTTCCACTTTCTCATCCAGCTTTTCCGCAAGCCTCAGCCTGGTTTTCATCGCGGTATATTCCTTGAGGAAATGGTTCCCCATAATGTTCTGCCCGTTTACGGTAGCGACCGTTATTGTTCTCGGTTCGGGCTCTTGGGGCTCCTTCGTGCACCCTTGAAAAAGGAGCATAGCGACCAACGCCAATACCGGCAAACCATATTCTTTGAATTTCATCATAACCATATGAGTTTAAGGAAAGATCGACCCCGATACAACTACTCTTGCAAGAAAATATATATGATGTCAAAATCCCCTGATGGACAGGACACTTTTCTTTGCGATAAACAGGGGGATGGAGAACAGCTTTCTTGATTTCATCATGCCTCTTATAACATCGTACAACACCTGGATACCGGTGGGGATTATCCTGTTCGGCTACCTGATATGGGAAAACCCCAAGCGCGGACTGTTTATTTTTTTTGTCGTACTGCTAGCCGTTGCACTCAGCGACCTGATAAACCACCGCATATTAAAAGCCATGTTCGCGCGAGTTCGCCCATGCAACGCATTGCCAGACGTGCATCTGCTTACGGGGTGTAGCGGCTCGTTCAGCTTCCCTTCTTCCCACGCAGTGAACTCATTCTGCCTTGCCTCAACTCTATGGTTTTTTGAAAGAAAACTCCTTCTTTTCGGAGTTGTCGCCGCCTCACTTGTGGCATTCTCGCGCGTTTACGTCGGGGTTCATTATCCGTTTGATGTCACCGTCGGCGCGTTGACCGGCATAGCGATAGGGTACGCGGCATACCGCATAGGCGATCCTGTCGCTCAAAAATGGGCGCCAAAGAAATAGGGACGCGAGAAGTGATCTAGCTCGAAACGGCCGCCTTCAAGGTGTCAAATGTCCCGTAAAGGATCTTCAGCTTCTCCGCATCAATGCCGATGTTCCCCCGCCCGTCCCCTGCCACGGCAGACCGGAATCCGGCAATATCAATGCCCGCATCGGCCAGCCGACCGGCATCCCTATTGCCAAGCCCTCCCGCCAAGACCGATAATATCCCCGCCTCCCGGCAGTGTCTGGCAAAATCCGATATCTCTCTGGAGGAGAGGAAATCTCTTACGGTACTTCCACCCTTTCCATAGGTATCGATAAGAGCGGCGTAGACTCCGCATGAAGATACAATCACGGGAAATCTGGATATAAAACTCCGATCCGCCTTGTCGGCGTAGAGCCCGGCGACGAGGAGCGCGCTCCCAAAGCCGGAGACATCAAGAGATCTTCTTATTTCAGCAAGGAACGGTGCGGTATCGTCCGGCTCCTCGAACCCAAGAAGACCCACCTTAACGATATCCGCCCCTGCTTTCGCCGCTTCCACCGCTCTATGAGAATATTTGCCAGGAAAATTTTCAGCGTCGCCAATCGCGACAGAGAGACGAATATCGCGGGGGACAATTTCCCTCACCTTGCGGATAGTGGCAAGTGATGGGAATCCAAGCGACCCCTTGGAGGGATCCTTGATATCGATGATATCCGGGAACCCTGTTTTTGAAAAAGCGACGCATTCCGAAGCGTCGATGACGCTGACAAGAATTTTAAGAGGTATGGGTCATTCCTCTTCCGATGGTGGATCGGGAGTGCCTACGATATGGTATCCGGAATCGACATGAACCACTTCGCCCGTTACACCGCTTGAGAGGTCCGAACAGAGGTAAAGGGCCGACCTGCCTACCTCCTCCTGCGTAGTGTTCCTTTTCATCGGTGAAAGTTCGGCGTGATGCTTCAGCATCATCCTCATGTAGTTAATGCCGCTTGAAGCGAGAGTTTTTATAGGCCCGGCGGAAATGGCGTTTACCCTGATGCCGGTAGTGCCGAGGTCCGACGCGAGATAGCGAACGGATGCCTCAAGCGCCGCTTTCGCCACACCCATTACATTGTAGCTTTTTACCACCTTCTCGGCGCCATAGTAGGAAAGGGTGAGGATACTTGTCTCCCTCCCGGTCATCAGCGGAATCGCTCTTTTCGACAGCGCGACAAGGGAGTAGGCGGAAGTTTCAAGAGCCATTTTGAATCCTGCGCGGCTTGTTTCGTAGTAGGCCCCTTTCAGGTCGTTTTTGTCCGCAAACGCCACCGCGTGGACGAGGATATCAAGGTTTCCCTGTTTTTCCTGCCATGACTTGAAGACGCGGTCGATAGCCTCGTCGTTATTTACGTCCATATCCTCAATAAAAACCGCGTTCAGGGATTTGGCAAGCGGAATAACCCTTTTGCCGAGCGCTTCTCCAGCATACGTGAAACCAAGCTCGCAACCGGCCTCGCGGAAAACTTTCGCGATCCCCCATGCAATGCTTCGGTCATTCGCTACGCCTACTATAAGCGCCTTTTTCCCTTTAAGAATTTCCATTCAAATTTCCTTTCAAAAACCTATCAGACTGTACTAAAAGCTAACGGATAGCCGACGAAAGGTCAATAAACATAATTTTTTACCGATAGTTCACAAACTGCAGGTCAATTCCGAAATCCTTACCCTTCAGGATGGTAATAACATCTTGAAGTTCGTCCTTTTTCTTTCCAACTACCCTGACCTCTTTTTCCCTTATCTGGGCCTGAACCTTCAACTTTGTATCTTTTACGGCCTTCACGATATCCTTTGCCTTGTCCTGCGCGATGCCCTGGAGGAGCTTTGCTTCCTGCCTCACCGTATTGCCTGAGGCCGATTCCACCTTGCCATAATCAATATTCTTGATAGGCACCTTTCTCTTTATCAGCTTGCTCTCAAGAACATCGATAACCGACTTCAGCTTGAACTCGTCATCCGAAATGATGACCATTTTCTCTTCCTTCTGGTTCAACTCGATACTGCTGATGCTCCCCTTGAAATCGTAACGCTGTTTTATCTCCCTCATCGACTGGTCTACGGCGTTAAGCACCTCCGGCAGATCTATCCTGGAAACAATATCGAAAGAACTTTCGTCAGCCATTTAACTCCCCTTGATAACAATATAGTTTGCGTTGATCCATAATTCAAACAGATGCGGCCTCAATCTCTCTTGCCGAATCAGGTTTTACCGCAACGAGTTTAACATGTTTTGCGACAATATCCCTGTTGTTTACCGCGCCTAGCTTTTTGAAGAGGAAATCAAATTTTGCTTCCAGATCCCCGCGTATCGAAGCGCGAACATCTTCGGGCATCGTCCATAGCTCGTTCTTGAACGGGCCAAAACCCTTCTTCCTTGTTTTGTAGATAAACTGCTCTTCAGTCTCTCCATCCTTCCGCTCCGAAGCGCAGTTATCGCGTAGCCATCCGTATATCTTCTCCTTCATCGCGGAAGGGAGCCGGCCGTCGTCGTAGATCATGTTTTGAAATCCTGTTGCGAGGTGTATCTCGGATGTTCTCGTTTCGGGGAAGCGGTGAAACAACTCGTCCGGCAGAGTGGAAGCGCCGTGCTGGACCGCGCCTGACAATTTGTACTTTTCAATCGCCCGTTTGGAGATCGCTTCGAGAGTGTCAAAATCGAGAGCGACCTTTGCGACGCTTCCGTCGGGCATCGGCACTCCGCCGTGCGACGTACCGGTCTGCACCGACATCTTGGATATCCCCTTCATACCCTTTGGAAGGAGCTTCAGGTAACCCTCCATATAGGCATCCAGCTCTTCAACGGTAGAATTCTTGTGACCAACCTCGCCTATTTCTCCACCA from Nitrospinota bacterium encodes the following:
- a CDS encoding peptidylprolyl isomerase, encoding MMKFKEYGLPVLALVAMLLFQGCTKEPQEPEPRTITVATVNGQNIMGNHFLKEYTAMKTRLRLAEKLDEKVEKRLRDGVIDKIIDSEILLQEARKAGVSVSKSDSDSLVEDILGGFSPARLQLILEKNKSDLGIWKDQVRRNLVIEGLIQKKIAPLVEIQDKELKSYYNEHKEEFSVGERVHAFHIVLPSLSEADEIRNEIVFGGDFEEIAIKYSVSPDGKKGGDLGVFSRGQMPAEFDSILFDLQLNEISRVIESPYGYHIFKVVKKYKPTAMKFEEARGIIYERMFYQRLEDLFSKWMKDAKDQSEIVIFSDRLYVLKP
- a CDS encoding enoyl-ACP reductase — encoded protein: MEILKGKKALIVGVANDRSIAWGIAKVFREAGCELGFTYAGEALGKRVIPLAKSLNAVFIEDMDVNNDEAIDRVFKSWQEKQGNLDILVHAVAFADKNDLKGAYYETSRAGFKMALETSAYSLVALSKRAIPLMTGRETSILTLSYYGAEKVVKSYNVMGVAKAALEASVRYLASDLGTTGIRVNAISAGPIKTLASSGINYMRMMLKHHAELSPMKRNTTQEEVGRSALYLCSDLSSGVTGEVVHVDSGYHIVGTPDPPSEEE
- a CDS encoding phosphatase PAP2 family protein, with product MDRTLFFAINRGMENSFLDFIMPLITSYNTWIPVGIILFGYLIWENPKRGLFIFFVVLLAVALSDLINHRILKAMFARVRPCNALPDVHLLTGCSGSFSFPSSHAVNSFCLASTLWFFERKLLLFGVVAASLVAFSRVYVGVHYPFDVTVGALTGIAIGYAAYRIGDPVAQKWAPKK
- a CDS encoding (5-formylfuran-3-yl)methyl phosphate synthase, which produces MLVSVIDASECVAFSKTGFPDIIDIKDPSKGSLGFPSLATIRKVREIVPRDIRLSVAIGDAENFPGKYSHRAVEAAKAGADIVKVGLLGFEEPDDTAPFLAEIRRSLDVSGFGSALLVAGLYADKADRSFISRFPVIVSSCGVYAALIDTYGKGGSTVRDFLSSREISDFARHCREAGILSVLAGGLGNRDAGRLADAGIDIAGFRSAVAGDGRGNIGIDAEKLKILYGTFDTLKAAVSS
- a CDS encoding YajQ family cyclic di-GMP-binding protein codes for the protein MADESSFDIVSRIDLPEVLNAVDQSMREIKQRYDFKGSISSIELNQKEEKMVIISDDEFKLKSVIDVLESKLIKRKVPIKNIDYGKVESASGNTVRQEAKLLQGIAQDKAKDIVKAVKDTKLKVQAQIREKEVRVVGKKKDELQDVITILKGKDFGIDLQFVNYR
- a CDS encoding peptidylprolyl isomerase; protein product: MDRIVAEVNGEIILQSEVSERLFQFKTAGQPLDPDETRATNQILDMMIDEKLIIQYGKEKEIKVPDREIQSRIDDARRRMGASMKDFEMVLAREGLTLEGYRKMVSDQILAGKVVSMEIRSQAEVTDEEALEYYNEYPEKFRKPVTLRARHIILTLAEDAPSEEEKKVLARIRDIRKKIIGGLSFAEAAKEMSQGPSAPKGGDLGEIHPGEMVESFEKAAFALKPGEVSQPVRTQFGYHLILVEKRDEPQLPPYSKIKVEVKNYIYQELMSQVREEWLKRLKKESFIDIKKKEKWTRK